A window of the Helianthus annuus cultivar XRQ/B chromosome 4, HanXRQr2.0-SUNRISE, whole genome shotgun sequence genome harbors these coding sequences:
- the LOC110893788 gene encoding uncharacterized protein LOC110893788, which produces MARMSDKPAATKDKSKWCAYHEDFSHLTDECIALRKEIGYLLSKGHLKELFGRKKSRIQDPEKIPERAPAPPADTQIINFISGGSDICGTSFSAAKKHAKETTMENGDRPIRTSILTQDKVISFDEDDNVDIQDPHHDGYSNPYIRRGESLHLRGMPSSKRR; this is translated from the exons ATGGCCAGAATGAGTGATAAGCCAGCTGCTACAAaagataaatccaaatggtgtgcctatCATGAAGATTTCAGTCATCTCACTGATGAATGCATAGCACTCAGGAAAGAGATTGGTTACCTGTTAAGCAAAGGACATTTGAAGGAGCTATTTggaagaaaaaagtcaaggatccaggatcctgaaaagATTCCAGAAAGAGCTCCTGCTCCTCCAGCTGATACACAAATTATCAACTTCATTTCTGgtggatcagacatatgtggcacttccttttcagcagccaagaaGCATGCTAAAGAGACAACGATGGAGAATGGGGATAGGCCTATTCGAACCTCAATCCTTACTCAGGATAAAGTCATATCCTTTGATGAGGACGACAACGTTgatattcaggatcctcatcatgatg gttaTTCAAACCCATACATCAGaagaggagaaagtttgcacctgAGAGGAATGCCATCATCCAAGAGGAGGTAG